The Punica granatum isolate Tunisia-2019 chromosome 4, ASM765513v2, whole genome shotgun sequence sequence TGAGGACTAAATATGATGTTATCCCTTTATTTTATCTTCACGGTAGATGTagcatttctttttctaagtGAGCGATGTAGCATCTCTTTTTCTCAGTTATAAAGAAGGCCGATAgatctaatataatgaaataaaaatcctaatatctaataaaagagTACGAGTAGTCTCACTGAGTATCGAATCTGTAACTTTTATGCTACCAGACGGATGTAGCATCTCTTTCCACTAGCTAGTTTTACATATTGTTCCAACTCCTTACTTCTTAAAGtatgtatttttttcaattatataagGGAGAACTTTGATTTAGTccatgaaaatagaaaatttgataaaatggCATAAGTAGTATCACCACGAAAATCAAATCTAAAATATCTATACTCTTCTCTCAAGGCATGCATCTGTTTTGCTAGACAAATTAAAaagatacttttttctttttaaatttatcaatTATAAATGAGATCCATGATTCtaaggaaataaaaagaaaattatataaaagggTATCAATAGCTCTATCGATGAGAATTGAATACGGAACTTCTAATTCATCAATTGAAGGTATTTGTCGTTGCACTACATCTCATCCCTTTCTACCCAGTAAAGGCATGGGTTACTGTATTACAttctctttttaatattttttaattacaaggGAGTCTCATAAGTCTATaacgaaataaaaatcataatatctaataaaaatgcatgaataGTTTTATTGAATATCGGATTCGGAATCTCTTAATTGTCATGTAAAGGCATGGGTTACTGTATTACATCCtctttctaatattttttaattacaatgGAGTCTTATAAGtctacaatgaaataaaaatcataatatctaataaagatgCATGAATAGTTTTATTGAATatcgaattcggaatttcttaattatcatgTGAGGGTTGTATTGAATatcgaattcggaatttcttAATTGTTATGTGAGGGTCTGCGCAACTGCACTACACCCATGGTTGatgatatttctttaatttcgaTGCAAGTTTCCTTCTCTCATTATGGTTTactattcttttctttttcctttttaacttTATGAATTTACAAATAAAGACGCTATAAGTCTGAAAATAATGCAAACGGCATAAATGCTCAATCGTTTCAGGATCTGAAATCAACATGGCATTGTCCAATAAcagcagcaacaacaacaaccACAATTCATCAGAAGACAGCAACGAGTGCACGGTGAGAGAACAGGATCGTTTCATGCCCATAGCGAATGTGATCAGGATCATGCGCAAGATCCTTCCACCGCATGCAAAAATCTCTGACGATGCCAAGGAGACAATCCAGGAGTGTGTCTCTGAGTACATCAGCTTCATCACTGGGGAGGCCAATGACCGGTGCCAACGGGAGCAGCGCAAGACCATCACCGCTGAGGATGTCCTCTGGGCAATGAGCAAGCTGGGGTTCGATGACTACATCGAGCCCCTGACCCTATACCTCCACAGGTACAGGGAGCTCGAAGGAGATAGGGGCTCGCtgagggcggagtcccttgtGAAGAGGACCGCCGTGGACTATGGAGCTACACCCTTGGGTGTCGCAGGTTTCGCTAGGGGATTTCATGTGGGACATCACCACCACGGGTACTATGGTGGCTCTCCGAATATGGCTGGTGGATATTTCAAGGACGTGAACGGTACCGAGGGCTCGTCCCAGGCTGCACTGGCGGGTAGGGATGCCCAAGCTCAGTGTAAATGACCTGACGCGGAGGCCGCCACGGCTGATAATGTGGAGTGCTGACCTGACTTGGGTGCAGTTAGGGCTGTGTGCAGAGGAGGGAAAATAGTGtgattgggaaagtgagttttTGCTGATCCTATGGAATAGGAAAGAATAATTTGTGCCTACATAAGCCGTTCTACTCAACTAAAtgcaatttctatttttttaaaattctaattaatttttgcgGGGTGCACAGTGCATTACTGATACTTGGAAATTCAATAAGCTCTgattaaatcaaatttggaTCAAGTTCTgattaaatcaaatttggaTCGGGTTAATCAGCCAACTTTAAAGTCCAATAAGCttcaattaaatcaaattttgattggGTTAATCGGCCATTCGGCCAACTATGGGgtaaaatttttctaattgTGAATTTTTGGCCATCTAGGAGACTCGAAAACTCAGGATCATATACGCAATCTAAAGGGGTTGGTTCCTAATCTATGTGCAATGAATGCCTTAAATAAATGCAACTAatatgaaagaaaagagaaaaaaggggCCAAGTTGCAATTTTAAtggcaaagaaagaaaagaatcaaATGCCGATCGGAGGATGAAGAAGGAAATAAATACTAAAAATCTATATGAATATCTAAATTTGATTACAAGATGATAAATAGAGCTATAAAAGTAAATATCTAAAAAACGTAGGGTTATAAAGCTAAATGtgtatatccatatatatatatataaccttatattattttgacaaatttaaactcatattattttttcctcgGAATATAATGATTTAAGACAATTAATCATTGATTAGcttttttttcgtttaataaaattataaatctaATCATCATATAAAGGgattgagagagagaaggcTGAAGAGATGGCCTCAGAGGATGGAAtggaaagagcagaagatcAGAAATGCAGGCTGAGATCGGGATTTTAAgagccgtttggattcagagttaaagttattttgattttgattttgattttgattgtggaaaaggacaaatgagatgtgattataaatttgacttgggaagcgtgtattttttattgtatagtgtgttgagttaaagttaaaattaaaatttttgaattgggaaatttgtatttttgttatgtagtgtgttgagttaaagttaaaatcaattaactctcaatccaaacgggTGTTAGGTAGGCGGTGAAGGGAAGTTgcagaggaagaaaaagaaagaaagagatggagagagagagcatgATACCCATCTGCcacctttctttcttcttcttcttttttcactttcattattattttttcattagctcgcGCGGGAGTTCATCGattgaaattcaaattttcaagatCCGTCAATATTTTCCGAATGAGTACttcaaaattgagaaatttgaaaaataatcgGCTTCGTGAAAATTCTAATTTGCATTAACAGAGATCAAATTCCGATATGAATCAACATCGAGCCTCCTAAACGCATCGATCATAATTGCTCGATTATTtctgaaattttcatttttccaatcAGATATCCGAAAAATAATCTAGGACCACTGTCGTGTTTAGAAAAGTTCGAAGATCAATATCATgcagaaaaaatattttccagtCTCGAGTATCGTCCCAAATATTGAGAATCGAAATTGACGCACGTAAAGCGTGAAGACGTCTTGTttgagttttttctttttttctttcttttctgaaaaatcaaaattggaGTTAAGTTAAAGAAATGttccaatttcaaaagcagTGAATGCATCGAGCGATAGTTAAAGATGACTTCCTCAATAAATGAGGAATGTAGTTGGGTCCTCGTTAATGGTACTTGAGCGCCGGTAAACTAAAACGTGGTGctgttaatattattattcttacTAAGCCTTCtaagaaaacaaattttataGGTTAAAGGAGAAGTTGTAttggtaattttatttttcaaaaaaagaatttttctttaaaaagacCATCGaaaccttttattttcaataataatttttttacaaaatacaaattgATCTATATTCAAATATTAGGTTTTTAGAAGtctttaatataaataatggTTATAAATTTGTAATTCAATTTTGTCTCCTACATAAAATGTTATTGAATTACTTAtccaaagaaaaagtaattgaattaaataagtttcccttttctctttttatgaTTGTACTTTTATCAAGTAAATCGGATGTTGGGTTTTTTAGATCTTTGCAATTATCTTCTCGgaaattaaattgatatatgaatatatatatatttaggtaTATTACACAAACATTAACTCATAATCtctcaaataattatttgtttaCATAAGtttgatattaaaatttacGTAGTATAGAACCAATTTTGTACGTTACATACATTTATACCTATAAAATGAACACTACCAATTactattaaattcaatttttatgttatatcaAAAAATGATATAGCGCAGTGTCATATGCCATCGCCTGGTAATCAAGAAGTTTGATGTTTGATATTCCGtatcttttttattagttactaagatttttatttcattgtactaaacCTAAGAGTTTCTTATGTAGtcgtaaaaaatttcttttgttataaatttaattgaaatttcTATCGTGAATTcctatcataattttttttattaaatccGTGCAGCACACGGAGTAACATAGAAACAAGAAATCAGTAAACGACCAAAACGGCAGATCagaaaaattgaaggaaaggaaaggccCCATGATGTTAGCCGAAAATCTGGCGACCGGAATCTTATGAAGATTGTGGAGATTCCACAACACAGAATCTTCAGGTTTTCAAGATTAAACATACCGATACGTATGAAATTACGGACAGACAGATCCTTAATCCGGATTATTATGTAATGGAGCAAGGCAATTGAATTTCGTCTTTTGTCATCCATCGTACTTAAGGATCCAATCTCGTAAATCATTTTGAAGGAGCTCTGTAATTTGGTCAATGTTGAGACCATGGCCAAACTAAAACTGACATCTGAAGCCAACCGACTGTTAGTAGACAGATTTTTAGAAAGCTTAAATCCATACTTATCGTGAGGGAGCTTCTTGTAGTATTAATAAATGAGACATACTCAAATTTGGAATAAATGAAGCTCTCGTACCATCAACAAAATACGCATCCTTTTCCCGCTCGAAAGTGTACGATTTCGATGTGTATGGGGTCTCTATTGAGGTGCTGTATCATTAGCTGAATACCCACTCCTGATGATGTAGAACATTTAggacaaatttttttaactctattccactctaactgtacttatattcaat is a genomic window containing:
- the LOC116202840 gene encoding nuclear transcription factor Y subunit B-6, which gives rise to MFHHHRHHLQYCAWKSKIDPGPGDIMERGFHGYRKLSTSSSAGSEINMALSNNSSNNNNHNSSEDSNECTVREQDRFMPIANVIRIMRKILPPHAKISDDAKETIQECVSEYISFITGEANDRCQREQRKTITAEDVLWAMSKLGFDDYIEPLTLYLHRYRELEGDRGSLRAESLVKRTAVDYGATPLGVAGFARGFHVGHHHHGYYGGSPNMAGGYFKDVNGTEGSSQAALAGRDAQAQCK